A stretch of Alligator mississippiensis isolate rAllMis1 chromosome 14, rAllMis1, whole genome shotgun sequence DNA encodes these proteins:
- the C14H6orf89 gene encoding bombesin receptor-activated protein C6orf89 homolog produces MELSASEPSIYDKLSETIDLVRQTGYQCGMSEKAIEKFVKQLLEKNEPQRGPPRYPHLMGLCKGLLILGLVLLIVYFIIQPYTPLPPETTLSRAQVWGSLIVHIRLLSLPIAKKYMLEKCHDWWGLACRHNGSKVPPDCICCSAVDNLQIMNDLGQLPEKLHKCQPLLIKTRQYLSYEDLKHFQSQYPELAEVTIEENAADLWSCHPRDEFPFAFPRNKTQILQELFPAFSLLPFLQAVSLESCFLIHHPELQNKTHRLHSVFAVGNGQLTLSIMPSDKCREHCKTLKVELEAGDFGYASEEHWTLSFHSKGAEPVVVCDGSAS; encoded by the exons ATGGAGCTTTCAGCTAGCGAACCCAGCATTTATGACAAGCTATCAGAGACCATCGACCTGGTGAGACAGACTGGATACCAATGTGGAATGTCAGAAAAAGCTATTGAGAAGTTTGTCAAGCAGCTCTTGGAGAAAAATGAGCCGCAAAGGGGACCCCCACGGTACCCTCATTTGATGGGTCTTTGCAAG GGCCTACTCATCCTGGGGCTAGTCTTGCTAATTGTGTACTTCATAATCCAGCCATATACCCCTTTGCCACCTGAAACCACTCTCTCCAGAGCCCAAGTCTGGGGCTCCCTCATCGTTCATATCCGGCTCCTGTCTTTGCCCATTGCCAAGAAGTACATGCTGGAGA AGTGCCATGACTGGTGGGGACTCGCTTGCAGACACAATGGCTCTAAAGTTCCTCCTGACTGCATTTGCTGTTCTGCTGTAGACAATCTCCAGATAATGAATGACCTGGGACAGTTACCAGAGAAACTCCACAAGTGTCAGCCTCTCCTAATCAAG ACAAGGCAGTATCTGTCATATGAAGACCTGAAGCATTTTCAGTCCCAGTACCCAGAATTGGCAGAGGTTACAATAGAAGAAAATGCAGCCGACCTGTGGAGCTGCCATCCAAGAGATGAGTTCCCTTTTGCCTTCCCTCG GAACAAAACTCAGATTCTCCaggaactctttcctgccttctccctgctgcccttcctccaggCAGTCTCCCTAGAAAGCTGCTTTCTCATCCACCATCCAGAGTTACAGAATAAG ACCCACAGACTGCACAGTGTGTTTGCTGTTGGAAATGGCCAGTTGACCTTGAGCATCATGCCTTCTGACAAGTGCAGAGAACACTGCAAGACACTGAAGGTGGAGCTAGAAGCTGGAGATTTTG GCTATGCTAGCGAGGAGCACTGGACACTGAGCTTTCACTCCAAAGGAGCAGAACCTGTTGTGGTTTGCGATGGATCCGCTAGCTAA